Proteins encoded together in one Ammospiza nelsoni isolate bAmmNel1 chromosome Z, bAmmNel1.pri, whole genome shotgun sequence window:
- the HINT2 gene encoding adenosine 5'-monophosphoramidase HINT2, whose translation MAAVLARGLVRGALRPAQPQRCLSAPSRRDGEVGKAQQAAAAGEEAEGQPTIFSKIINRTIPATILYEDDKCLVFRDVAPQAPVHFLVIPKRPIPRISRVGPQDTELLGHLMVVAARTAQAEGLADGYRLVINDGKHGAQSVYHLHLHVLGGRQMGWPPG comes from the exons ATGGCGGCGGTGCTGGCGCGGGGACTGGTGCGGGGCGCGCTGCGCCCGGCGCAG CCCCAGAGGTGCTTGTCGGCGCCCAGCAGGCGGGACGGGGAGGTGGGCaaggcacagcaggcagcagcggCTGGCGAGGAGGCAGAAGGGCAGCCCACCATCTTCAGCAAGATCATCAACCGCACCATCCCTGCCACCATTCTCTATGAGGATGACAAG TGCCTCGTCTTCCGTGATGTGGCCCCACAAGCCCCCGTGCACTTCCTGGTGATCCCCAAGCGTCCCATCCCCCGGATCAGCCGCGTGGGTCCCCAGGACACTGAG CTGCTGGGGCACCTGATGGTGGTGGCGGCGCGCACGGCACAGGCAGAGGGGCTGGCTGATGGCTACCGCCTTG TAATCAACGATGGGAAACATGGCGCACAGTCTGTCTACCACCTGCACCTCCATGTGTTGGGGGGGCGGCAGATGGGCTGGCCCCCTGGCTAA